The following are encoded together in the Daucus carota subsp. sativus chromosome 5, DH1 v3.0, whole genome shotgun sequence genome:
- the LOC108222356 gene encoding transcription repressor OFP15, with product MGKKMKLIPFLHKPTEPAPSSSWPWPSCGIPKTLSFRDEPMHNSVHVATESCFFNSSARDLSADTIEQQEDEDLDKTIENVIRQARLSSERLFFDNHIAEATSPQLKLSKTDKNSTDFNKNNPVTSTSSYISSSDAKLVVMGMDSTNPFEDFKKSMQEVVEASGLNMKGDRDSLDQLLSWYLKFNCKSNHGYIVGAFIDLLVSLEISSASNTTFSSPTTLLSSGTSSCDNEEEDDEEVAAGLDHHLIRDQEANKISETS from the exons ATGGGTAAGAAAATGAAGCTCATTCCATTCCTTCACAAGCCCACAGAACCTGCACCATCTTCTTCTTGGCCATGGCCTAGTTGTGGAATCCCCAAGACTCTGTCTTTTCGAGATGAACCGATGCACAACTCGGTTCATGTAGCCACAGAGTCCTGCTTCTTTAACTCATCGGCTCGCGATCTGTCAGCAGATACAATTGAGCAGCAAGAGGACGAGGACTTGGATAAAACAATAGAGAATGTCATTCGACAAGCGAGATTATCATCAGAGAGGCTATTCTTTGATAATCACATTGCAGAAGCAACTAGCCCTCAACTTAAACTATCAAAGACTGACAAAAACTCTActgattttaacaaaaataatccTGTTACAAGTACTAGCAGTTACATCAGCAGTAGTGATGCTAAACTAGTGGTAATGGGAATGGACTCGACGAATCCATTCGAAGATTTCAAGAAATCAATGCAGGAAGTGGTGGAGGCCAGTGGCCTTAACATGAAAGGTGATCGCGATTCACTTGATCAGCTTTTGAGCTGGTATCTAAAGTTCAACTGCAAAAGCAACCATGGTTATATAGTTGGAGCTTTTATTGACTTGTTGGTTTCACTAGAGATCTCTTCGGCTTCCaatactactttttcttctCCAACTACTTTATTATCTTCGGGGACTTCATCGTGTGATAATGAGG AAGAAGACGACGAGGAAGTTGCAGCAGGACTTGATCACCATCTCATTCGTGATCAGGAGGCAAACAAGATTAGTGAGACCAGCTAG